The following proteins are co-located in the Sulfurospirillum deleyianum DSM 6946 genome:
- the rpsI gene encoding 30S ribosomal protein S9, whose translation MAKVYATGKRKTAIAKVWVAPGKGSITVNGIDFEAWLGGHETIKKRVRQPLALTKQEASFDIVANTLGGGYSAQADALRHGISKALASMDADFRAILKPFGLLTRDSRIVERKKYGRKKARRSPQFSKR comes from the coding sequence ATGGCAAAAGTATATGCAACTGGAAAAAGAAAAACAGCTATCGCTAAAGTATGGGTTGCACCTGGTAAAGGTTCAATTACAGTTAACGGTATTGATTTTGAAGCGTGGTTGGGTGGTCATGAGACTATTAAGAAACGTGTTCGTCAACCCCTTGCTCTTACAAAACAAGAAGCAAGCTTTGATATCGTAGCTAACACTTTGGGTGGTGGTTATTCAGCTCAAGCTGACGCTCTTCGTCATGGTATCTCTAAAGCACTTGCTTCTATGGATGCAGATTTTAGAGCAATCCTTAAACCATTTGGTTTATTAACTCGTGACTCAAGAATTGTAGAGCGTAAAAAATACGGTCGCAAAAAAGCACGTCGTAGTCCACAGTTCTCAAAACGTTAA
- the rplM gene encoding 50S ribosomal protein L13 has protein sequence MKATLAIKPSEVKRDWIVVDAAGKRFGKVLTEVATLLRGKHKPYFTPNVDCGDFVIIINAEKVEFSGTKLDTKLYHRHTGYFGGVKTEKLGDLLNNNPAKLYRLAVRGMLPKTNLAKEMIKKLKVYAGNEHPHTAQVKAEVK, from the coding sequence ATGAAAGCAACACTTGCGATTAAGCCAAGCGAAGTCAAACGCGACTGGATCGTGGTCGATGCTGCTGGTAAGCGTTTTGGTAAAGTGCTTACAGAAGTAGCGACACTTCTTCGAGGCAAACATAAACCTTATTTTACTCCAAATGTTGATTGTGGTGATTTTGTTATCATCATCAATGCGGAAAAAGTAGAGTTTAGTGGAACAAAATTAGACACAAAATTGTACCATAGACACACAGGATATTTCGGTGGTGTTAAAACTGAAAAATTAGGTGATCTTTTGAACAACAACCCAGCGAAATTGTACAGACTTGCAGTAAGAGGCATGTTACCTAAAACAAATCTTGCTAAAGAGATGATCAAAAAGCTAAAAGTATATGCTGGTAATGAGCATCCACATACAGCGCAAGTTAAAGCAGAGGTAAAGTAA
- a CDS encoding RecB-like helicase, whose product MNFSPYLALEASAGSGKTFALSVRYLSLLFMGANAQKIVALTFTNKSAHEMKTRIFETLKDLENKEELHAIAEQTGKSEEVLLREKEHVLRHLLQADIKISTLDAFFALILRHFALNVGLQPDFSIGEETLDEKLIEQFIALCKSKNLYRSLIAFTLQEDKKLGDVFSLLHFLYQKKSELRLDAFPEASYPSLQPCLEILERIRVYFEACGLSTRGLATFQAQSLGELLAKKYLEREDFGYWDYKKYANETVNALLHELKEALRIHCDAKEAYFLGELGKLFGVYDESLRRLMRANGELGFDDVTNLLYTLLREEIHKDFLYFRLDGTVEHLLIDEFQDTSVVQYEILLPLIEEIRAGRGVKDFKTLFFVGDVKQSIYRFRGGAKELFGYAKESLHLAVDSLDTNYRSSPEVVAFVNEIFTGKMKGYETQKAAKKEGEGYICVRIDECVESLVLEEIGRVLEKGIKPKDIALLVHTNKDAKVFKALIQEHFPSLHVRLEATLKLTEVRSIKAMISLLKYLYFGDEIYKASFCTLSGMSWGTPLSMVSCTMHQPPLVVVQMLIEHYGLYDGSQDWLRFLEVASRYEEIESFLFALERLSDEAKSEDSEGLRVLTVHKSKGLEFEHVILCDKLGRDTTQSDTLLFSYDAVNLQEVHLTMRGRESVDSGYEKAKEREQSLNFEDRLNALYVAFTRAKRSLCVCAKSDNSVFESLNLTPLERGILSQTEASVAPSLKPLPLFFPKAYGTQNISAVEDELNESVEVGSMTFGIAQHYLLEMWDGFEKESLERAYLALRNRFASVLDEGALQRLYQRAEHLLTCKDFLSLVQGANILKEQPLMYQKERKQIDLLLEHPDKIVVIDYKSSKKESAKHHAQVALYQEALSQIYTLPVEGYICYLGNEGVELVKNL is encoded by the coding sequence ATGAATTTTTCACCTTATTTAGCCCTAGAGGCAAGTGCGGGAAGTGGAAAAACTTTTGCGCTGAGTGTGCGTTATCTCTCTTTACTGTTTATGGGAGCCAATGCTCAGAAAATTGTGGCATTGACCTTTACCAACAAATCCGCACACGAGATGAAAACACGTATTTTTGAGACCCTCAAAGATTTGGAAAACAAAGAAGAGCTACACGCTATTGCGGAACAGACAGGAAAAAGCGAAGAGGTTCTGTTGCGTGAAAAAGAGCATGTGTTGCGCCATTTGCTTCAAGCGGATATTAAAATTTCCACACTAGACGCTTTTTTTGCCCTAATTTTACGCCATTTTGCGCTTAATGTAGGGTTGCAACCTGATTTTAGTATTGGAGAGGAAACTTTAGATGAAAAGTTGATAGAACAGTTTATTGCACTGTGCAAATCCAAAAATCTTTATCGTTCTTTAATCGCCTTTACACTTCAAGAAGATAAAAAATTAGGAGATGTTTTTTCTCTGTTGCACTTTTTGTACCAAAAAAAATCTGAACTCAGGCTCGATGCCTTTCCTGAGGCTTCTTACCCTTCTTTACAGCCGTGTTTAGAGATTTTGGAGCGTATAAGGGTTTATTTTGAAGCGTGCGGACTCTCTACAAGAGGTTTGGCAACGTTTCAAGCACAGAGTTTAGGGGAACTTTTAGCGAAGAAATATTTGGAGCGAGAGGATTTTGGATATTGGGATTATAAAAAGTATGCCAATGAAACCGTCAATGCGCTTTTGCATGAGCTCAAAGAGGCGTTACGCATACATTGTGATGCGAAAGAGGCGTACTTTTTAGGGGAACTTGGAAAGCTTTTTGGGGTCTACGATGAAAGCCTTAGGCGTCTGATGAGGGCAAATGGAGAATTAGGATTTGATGATGTCACCAATTTGCTTTATACGCTTTTAAGAGAGGAAATTCATAAGGATTTTCTCTATTTTCGTTTGGATGGGACGGTGGAGCATCTTCTCATTGATGAGTTTCAAGATACGAGCGTAGTGCAGTATGAAATATTGCTTCCCTTAATTGAGGAGATTCGCGCAGGACGTGGGGTTAAGGATTTTAAAACACTCTTTTTTGTGGGGGATGTGAAGCAGTCTATTTATCGCTTTCGTGGTGGAGCAAAGGAGTTGTTTGGGTACGCTAAAGAGAGCCTTCATTTAGCGGTGGACTCTTTGGACACCAATTATCGCAGTAGTCCTGAAGTCGTAGCGTTTGTCAATGAAATTTTTACGGGGAAAATGAAAGGTTATGAGACGCAAAAGGCAGCGAAAAAAGAGGGAGAGGGGTACATTTGCGTACGCATAGATGAGTGTGTTGAGTCTTTGGTTTTAGAGGAGATTGGGCGTGTGCTAGAAAAAGGCATTAAGCCAAAAGATATTGCACTTTTAGTGCATACAAACAAAGATGCTAAAGTTTTCAAAGCGTTGATACAAGAGCATTTTCCCTCTTTACATGTTCGATTGGAAGCCACGTTAAAATTGACGGAAGTTCGTTCGATTAAGGCGATGATTTCGTTGTTAAAATATCTCTATTTTGGAGATGAAATTTATAAAGCATCCTTTTGCACTTTATCTGGGATGTCATGGGGTACACCGCTTTCTATGGTCTCATGTACGATGCATCAGCCTCCTTTGGTAGTGGTTCAAATGCTGATTGAGCACTATGGGTTGTACGATGGAAGTCAAGACTGGTTGCGCTTTTTAGAGGTTGCGAGTCGTTATGAGGAGATAGAGAGTTTTCTCTTTGCGCTAGAGCGCTTAAGCGACGAGGCGAAGAGTGAAGACAGTGAAGGGTTGCGGGTTTTAACGGTGCATAAATCAAAAGGTTTGGAGTTTGAACATGTGATTTTGTGCGATAAATTGGGACGAGATACCACTCAAAGCGACACTCTTTTGTTTTCTTACGATGCGGTGAATTTACAAGAAGTTCACCTGACGATGCGAGGCAGAGAGTCTGTGGATAGCGGGTATGAAAAGGCGAAAGAGCGTGAGCAGAGTTTAAATTTTGAAGACAGGCTCAATGCGCTTTATGTTGCTTTTACTCGGGCAAAACGCTCTTTATGTGTGTGTGCAAAATCAGACAATAGTGTTTTTGAGTCTTTAAACCTTACCCCTTTGGAGCGAGGTATTCTAAGCCAGACAGAGGCTAGTGTGGCTCCTTCGTTGAAGCCACTGCCTCTGTTTTTTCCTAAAGCGTATGGGACACAAAACATCAGTGCAGTCGAAGATGAGCTCAACGAGAGTGTAGAGGTTGGTTCTATGACGTTTGGCATCGCACAGCACTATTTGCTTGAAATGTGGGATGGTTTTGAAAAAGAGAGTTTAGAGAGGGCGTATTTGGCGTTGCGTAACCGTTTTGCTTCTGTGCTTGATGAAGGGGCGTTACAACGTCTTTATCAAAGAGCAGAGCATTTGCTTACATGTAAGGATTTTTTGAGTTTAGTTCAAGGCGCAAACATCTTGAAGGAACAACCGCTGATGTATCAAAAAGAGCGCAAACAAATAGACCTTTTACTAGAGCATCCCGATAAAATTGTGGTGATTGATTATAAAAGTTCTAAAAAAGAGAGTGCAAAACATCATGCGCAAGTTGCTCTTTATCAAGAGGCTCTTTCACAAATCTATACGCTTCCTGTGGAGGGGTATATTTGTTATTTGGGGAATGAGGGTGTGGAGCTGGTTAAAAACTTATAA
- a CDS encoding PD-(D/E)XK nuclease family protein: MIHVFPTSRAIRSFYDTFVETNTLLPKAISIAEFEQKALLIPHRSLVDEDMRVLLMQEASRFTRFELLHIDRDFFTFLKNSSYLFRFFEELAHEKVSMDALVIADTYAHYAEHLDVLQTLLKHYKALLNQQALYDRITLLELYTINEAYVRSLGAVCIHLEGFLSHFEWELLEKIAAIIPLHVKVCLNAYNQKIKAHLQTRGIVTQENHTYEIDFSRKEILHVRVNEPLSLGGSCYGFRSRISQVAYVYSTIAQFVEEGIAPHEIVIVLPDEGFAQHLSCFDRWNNLNFAMGISVKQSAFFQTLSALEKAMRQGEIEDTLRVKRLKIDEEKLVTCKTVWHQKLAPQSAMDFIRSLLSEKEAQKGVFKEALFAFEHFLNHAPSLRFEQVIKLLLNRLSVLSEDDVRGGKITVMGVLETRGVAYKGVIVVDFNDEFVPKRSSKDLFLSSDVRAHAGLPTKRDRENLQRYFYHQLFSRATKVAIAYVKNETAMPSRFLDEMGFDTQRMADEGNFAPLLWKINAPRTLYTQAFIDAPYDLKAAPLSATKLKTLLSCQRQFYFRYIAKFKEAKMPSNTIDEQSLGIVLHKVLEEAILTQNLLEEKHLFAKIEELLKKESHNDVWGYFADVWLEKLRPFICNEVKRFEDGFLVYKKEFSHSVLYQGFVLEGQIDRIDRKEDRLYVIDYKSGKVPTTTEKNLENTVDFQLLFYSLIAGALGEVHGAYYYDLKEGVLIEEPFLEEKKVLLEEKLRLFAKPMNGYALCDDIKHCRICPYVMLCGREESL, translated from the coding sequence ATGATACATGTTTTTCCTACGAGCCGTGCAATACGCTCTTTTTACGATACATTTGTTGAAACCAATACCCTTTTACCCAAAGCGATCAGTATCGCTGAGTTTGAACAAAAAGCGCTTCTTATCCCCCATCGTTCCTTGGTCGATGAGGACATGCGTGTTTTGTTAATGCAAGAGGCCTCACGCTTTACCCGTTTTGAGTTGTTGCATATTGATCGTGATTTTTTTACATTTTTAAAAAACTCCTCCTATCTTTTTCGTTTCTTTGAAGAACTTGCGCATGAAAAAGTCTCTATGGATGCTTTGGTCATAGCTGATACTTATGCGCATTACGCAGAGCATTTGGATGTTTTGCAAACCCTTTTAAAACACTACAAAGCCCTTTTAAATCAACAGGCTCTTTATGATCGCATAACGCTCCTAGAACTTTATACAATCAATGAAGCGTATGTTCGTTCCTTAGGTGCGGTGTGTATTCATCTCGAAGGTTTTTTGAGCCATTTTGAATGGGAGTTACTTGAAAAAATAGCAGCGATAATCCCTTTACATGTAAAAGTTTGTCTTAATGCATACAATCAAAAAATCAAAGCACATTTGCAAACACGTGGGATTGTGACACAAGAGAATCATACGTATGAGATTGATTTTTCACGCAAAGAGATTTTACATGTAAGGGTAAATGAGCCCTTGTCTTTAGGGGGTTCATGTTATGGATTTCGTTCACGTATCTCACAAGTAGCGTATGTTTACAGTACGATTGCGCAGTTTGTCGAGGAGGGCATTGCTCCGCATGAAATTGTTATTGTCTTACCTGATGAGGGATTTGCCCAACATTTATCTTGCTTTGATCGCTGGAACAATTTGAACTTTGCGATGGGTATAAGTGTTAAGCAGAGCGCTTTTTTTCAAACACTCAGTGCGCTGGAAAAAGCGATGCGTCAAGGAGAAATTGAAGATACTTTACGTGTCAAACGCTTAAAGATAGACGAAGAGAAACTCGTTACATGTAAAACAGTATGGCATCAAAAACTTGCTCCTCAAAGTGCGATGGATTTTATTAGAAGTTTATTGAGTGAAAAAGAGGCGCAAAAAGGCGTTTTTAAAGAGGCACTTTTTGCATTTGAACACTTTTTAAACCATGCGCCCTCTTTACGTTTTGAACAGGTCATAAAGCTTTTACTCAATCGCTTGAGTGTTTTAAGCGAAGATGATGTAAGAGGCGGGAAAATAACCGTTATGGGTGTTTTAGAAACCAGAGGGGTGGCATATAAAGGGGTGATTGTTGTTGATTTTAACGATGAGTTTGTCCCCAAACGCTCTTCAAAAGACCTTTTTCTCTCTTCTGATGTACGTGCCCATGCAGGACTTCCAACGAAAAGAGACCGTGAGAATTTACAGCGTTATTTTTACCATCAACTCTTTTCTCGTGCTACAAAAGTTGCCATTGCGTATGTTAAAAATGAGACGGCTATGCCTTCTCGTTTTTTGGATGAGATGGGATTTGATACACAACGTATGGCAGATGAGGGAAATTTTGCTCCTCTTTTATGGAAGATAAACGCTCCACGAACTCTTTATACACAAGCGTTTATTGATGCGCCCTATGATTTAAAGGCTGCTCCATTATCGGCTACTAAGTTGAAAACCCTGCTTTCATGTCAACGCCAATTTTATTTTCGTTACATCGCTAAATTCAAAGAGGCAAAGATGCCTAGTAACACAATAGATGAGCAAAGCCTTGGAATTGTCTTACATAAGGTTTTAGAAGAGGCGATTTTGACGCAAAATCTTTTAGAGGAGAAGCACCTCTTTGCTAAGATAGAAGAGCTTCTAAAAAAAGAGTCGCATAATGATGTTTGGGGTTATTTTGCGGATGTGTGGTTGGAAAAATTGCGTCCGTTTATTTGCAATGAAGTGAAGCGTTTTGAAGATGGCTTTTTGGTCTATAAAAAAGAGTTTTCGCATAGCGTGTTGTATCAAGGATTTGTCTTAGAAGGACAGATTGACCGTATTGATAGGAAAGAAGATAGGCTCTATGTAATTGATTATAAAAGCGGTAAAGTACCAACCACTACGGAAAAGAACCTTGAAAATACGGTTGATTTTCAACTGCTGTTTTATAGCTTGATTGCAGGTGCTTTAGGAGAGGTGCATGGGGCGTATTATTATGATTTAAAAGAGGGTGTTTTGATTGAGGAGCCGTTTTTAGAAGAAAAAAAAGTGCTTTTAGAGGAGAAACTTCGCCTTTTTGCAAAGCCAATGAACGGTTATGCTTTGTGTGATGATATTAAGCATTGTAGGATTTGCCCCTATGTGATGTTGTGTGGAAGAGAGGAGAGTCTATGA
- a CDS encoding FixH family protein, producing the protein MSKVKTERNYYPHAVVGMIIGCVIACGYTIKIALDNPVEMDTYYMEKYQNVDENINEILELQEKFNANFTLAYSSEKFHKGQNEITLRLTTKRGEVVENADITLMLSRPETNKENQTLRPSRVEKGLYTFGPFTIEKEGRWQLLSKIQVGEFKGYHKDEAYAVK; encoded by the coding sequence GTGTCTAAAGTAAAAACAGAGCGAAATTATTACCCACATGCGGTAGTAGGGATGATTATTGGGTGTGTGATAGCGTGTGGTTATACCATTAAGATTGCTTTGGATAATCCTGTTGAAATGGATACGTACTACATGGAAAAATACCAAAATGTCGATGAAAACATTAACGAAATCTTAGAGCTTCAAGAAAAATTCAATGCCAATTTTACACTGGCATACTCTTCTGAGAAGTTTCACAAAGGTCAAAATGAGATCACCCTTCGCTTAACGACGAAACGTGGCGAAGTCGTTGAAAATGCGGATATCACCTTGATGCTTTCACGTCCTGAAACCAATAAAGAGAATCAAACCTTACGCCCCTCTCGTGTGGAGAAAGGTCTTTATACCTTTGGTCCTTTTACGATTGAAAAAGAGGGAAGATGGCAGCTTTTAAGTAAAATTCAGGTGGGTGAATTTAAGGGTTATCATAAAGATGAGGCGTATGCGGTGAAATAA